The uncultured Dysgonomonas sp. genome contains the following window.
TAAGCCATTTATGACTTGCAGACATCAAGGGGCGGAAGCCCTATTAGACGAAGAGACGAAAAAGCATTTTATGCTTAGCGACCCCACCGATTACATAGCATTGGCAAATCTTATTAGTGATTACAAGGAGAAGCGTTATCCATTTGTATTAACAAAACCCCACGATATAAACAGACTCATGGATACTTTCTGTAAATGGTTGGAAAATTACAAATAAACGCTATGAGTGCAATCGGTAAATACGCTTTATTACTACTTTTGATAGGGAATCTGGCCAGTCAATATGTCCCTTTCAATCCCATAGCCGGCATAATTTTTTATGGTACTCTTGTATTAGGTGCTATGTATTGTATATATAACTGTAAAGGACTTTTTATAAAAGATAATATTAAAGCTGTTTCTTTTATTTTTGTTTTTGTCACTATCTACCTTTTATATCAATTCACTTTCGGACTATTTTATATTGAAAAAATAAGCCTGATGTATCTTGCAGCAAAGATAACGGTTCTACTCATTATCTTTTGGGGTATTACGCTCCATTATGAGTTCTATTATCGTAAGATAATACCTTATTTATCTATTACAATAGCTATTCTTATAGTCTATGGGCTTTTTTTCCATAATTATATTGTTCATGGACGTTTTACTCTGGGCTTTGGTAACCCAAACAGTACGAGTGCCATAGCAGCCATTGGGTTTGCAGCATTTTTATTAATAAAAATGCCAAGTAAATACATAAGCATTGCAGGTGTAATAATATGCCTGTTTGGAGTTCTCGCCGGTGGAAGCCGTGCTTCTATAATGGTGTGTATGATTGCTTTATTTTTCAAGTATAGATTTTCGGTAAAAACAGTTGTTTTGATTATCGGATGTCTGCTTATCGCTCTTTATATAATCCCTATGACGGGATACAAAGTAATCGGACTGGATAGAATCATGGATGTTTTTGCAAACGGAAACTTTGTCGGGTCACGTCAGGATGTCCGAAGAGCCACAATGATGATGATTAACGAGCATCCGGTTATAGGCTGGGGCTTAAGAACGGGTATCCAGGGAGAGGCTGCTAAACTTACCACAATGGGGGCGCATAACGGCTATTTGGATACGATAAAAGCTATAGGATATCCATATGCGGCTATTTTATTTGGAGCATGCATATACATCTTTTATCGTATGCGGTTATTGTTCAAAGAAAAATCACCATACGTGAAGTTTCATCTGTTTGTAATAATATCCGTTTTGTTGGCTGCCATGTATGAGTCATATATAATAGGTGTAAATCAGATTATTACAAATCTGCTGTTTGTGTCAGTCGCTGTTTTGGAATATCGTTGTTATTATAATATTCAAGATGAAGACACTGAAGAACATTAATTTGTACGATTATCCTCGACTTTCAGATAAAGATTTCGGCTGGATAAGGCTTTCCGGGCCGGGGCTGGCTAATTGTATGTTTGTTGCGGCCCGCGCATATATCAATTCCCAAATATACGGGACTACGTTTATTGCACCCACCTGGTGTAAAATAAGTATTGGGCCATGGCTTCGCGACGAAAAAGACAAACGGATATATAACCGTTTGTTTGAGAGTATAGGTATTTCCGGAACTAAAAAGTTGGTATTGATAATAAAAAGCCGCTTGTTCAAAACTTCCAATATAAGAATTGTTTCGGGGCTTGCTGATTATTTCGTTGATTTGAACAGGCACTATCCGCTAGTTAAAGATTATTTTGATAAAATAGTAAGAGAAGAAACTATCTCTAACGTATCGGAAGCTCAACTGTCCAACACAATAGCAGTTCATGTCCGTTTAGGCGATTATAGCCCTGAATACCGGATTGATATAGATTGGTATAAAGGAATAATTGAAAATATTCTGATCGAAAATAAAAAACAGCGATTCCTCGTTTTTTCAGATGGAACAGACAACGAACTGGCACCCCTTCTAAAGATATCTAATGTGAAGCGGGTATTCTTCGGAAATGCTTTCGCCGATATATATGCCATCAGTAAATGCAAGTTTACAATAGCTTCAGATTCTACCTTCTCGGCATGGGGTGCCTTTCTGGGGCAAAAACCGATTATTTTCAGCCGAAGGCATTTCCCTCCGGTATATCGGGGCGATATTCCCGAGTCGGTTTTAGGACAATCCACTGAAATCCCCAATAAGTTTAAAAATTTGCTGAATTATGAAACGTAAATATGACTTTGTGTATCTAACGAATACACCTTCGTTTTACAAACTTAATCTTTGCAACGAAATAGCCGGAAGTCACACTCTGCTGTTAGTACTTTATGGTTACGATACGGAAGCTGTGAACGCAAAACTTAATGATAAAAAAGACTGGAAGTTCGACTTCGAATTTATATACAATGGAAATGCCCGGCGGCATAATATGGTTCTGTCATTCTTCCGTCTCTTGAAGTTGATGAAATCGATTGATACAAAAAAAATATTGTTTGCCGGTTGGTTAGCACCCGAATATAATTTATATAGTTTCATATCGCCGAGACGAAAGAATGTTATGGTCTGTGAATCCTCCGTTTTCGATGTGTCATTTGCCGGACTTGCCGGATGGGCAAAGCGTAGAATTATTAATCGTATGAATGCCACATTACCATCGGGACAACCTCATGCCGAACTATTCAAGTCCGTTGGATTCAATGGAACACAACATATTACCGGAAGTGTAGGCATATTCCATAAACCCGGAAAGAAGCCGAAAGTATGCCACAATCCATTGCGATATATTTATGTAGGACGATTGATAGATGCAAAAAATATAGATTTACTCATAGATGTCTTCAACCGGAACGGGAAATTTTTAACCATTGTAGGGCAAGGTATATTAGAAAGCGGATTGAAAGCTAAAGCAAAAGGCAATATTACATTTACCGGCTTTGTCGATAACCATAAACTAGGCGGGGTATATCAAGCTCACGATGTCTTTATTCTTCCATCGAAATACGAGCCGTGGGGATTGGTCGTCGAAGAAGCGATCTATTGGGGACTACCTGTTATTGTCAGCGATAAAGTTGGCAGTTCGGTCGATCTGGTTAAAAATTTAGGTACCGGTTGTATTTTCCAGTCCGGAAACAGTGATGGATTGATCGATGCTATAGCTGATATGGAAATTAATTATCAAAAATACAAACATTCGACTGATAGAGTGTGCTTTGCAGAGCGGGACAGATTGCAGATTCTCACTTATCTAAAACTTCTTGAAGAATGAAAGTTCTGCAAACAATTGCGGGGCTCAGTGCGAAATCGGGTGGAGTCTCAACCTGTGTCTATGACCTTATCTCAGCCATCCGGAACCAGGCAGGAGATGTCGATCTCCTCACTCCGCAAGTCACCCTGCTAATGGGGAACGAACCATGGATAAAAGCGCTGCCATATGATTATATATCGCCTTATGGTTTTTCGCGTAATCTTACACGGTTTCTAGAGCAGAACAAATACGATATTTACCATACTAACGGACTTTGGATGCACATCAACCACACCACGTGTAGTATTGCCAGAAAGAAAGGAAAACCGTATATTATCACACCTCATGGCATGCTCTACCCACAGGCTTTAGCACGGTCGGCGTGGAAAAAGAGACTGCTATTAAACCTTGGATTCAGAAAAGATATTGCAGAAGCTGCGGTTATTCAGGCAACATGTATGGATGAATTTCTTTATTATCGTGATTTGGGATTTACCAATCCGGTAGCCATAATTCCTAATCCGGTACCTCACCCGACTTGTTTGTCCAAAATAGAAACTGTACGGGACAAACGAAGAATTGGTTATCTGGGTCGTCTGCATCCCCGAAAAAGAGTGAAGGAGCTGATAGAGGCCTGGATATTACTTGGCTGCAACGTCAACGATGCGGAGTTGATAATAATGGGGGTAGGGGAGCAGTCTTATGAGCGGGAGTTACACAATCTGGTTCGAAAAAAGGGGCTTAAGAATGTGATTTTTACTGGATTTATTCAGGGGAAAGAGAAGTTTGAAAAATTAGCCTCCCTTACTGCTCTATGTGTTCCAAGCGACTTTGAGAATTTTGGGATGATTATACCTGAGGCTCTCTCTGCCGGGACACCAGTTATTACAAGCAGAGGTACTCCATGGCAGATTCTTAATGAACGAAAATGTGGCTGGTGGATCGACAATGATGTAGCTACGCTTTCCTCAGCAATTCAACTGGCATTTTCTAAAACCGATATAGAAATAGCTGAAATGGGGCAATATGGAAGAATACTCGTTGAAGAAAATTTCAGTGATGAAAGAGTGGCAAAAAAAATGCTCCGCCTTTACGACTATATATCTGATGGAGGGGAAAAGCCTGAATTTATATATGAATAAAATATCACCCTATCTGAGTCAGAAACTTCGTATATTGTCTTTTGTGGCAATACTCATGGTAATATATGCACACATGTATTATACCGAAGGGGTGGCCTATGACATTCTTCGTTTCTTCGAAACCTTTATCGGAGATGGCCTGTGCCTTGTAGCAGTCCCTTTGTTCTATGCGATTTCCGGCTATTTGTTTTTTGGGAAAGTACCTGACGGTATCCGTTCCATTTTCCCGAAAATGCGTAAGCGTATACATACATTGCTTATACCTTACTTTTTAGCCAATACGCTAACATTCCTTTTCTATATCACGCTGAATTTCATTGCACTGAACATTCCAGCAATTGATTCTGTTTTAAATTTCAGAGTATTGAATACTATCAATAAAGGATTAATTGAAACATTGGCCCTCACATACATCAGTCCGCCTATTGCATTTCAGTTATGGTTTGTCCGTAATTTAATGGTAATAATATTATTTTCACCTTTTATCTACCTATGGCTGCATTATACAGTAAAGGCAAAAACTAAGTACGGTCTCACCTCTTACATTATTATTTGGTTCCTTTTATTTTTGTTTGGTGCCGGAAATGGTTATACCGTAGCATTGATATGGTTTTCATTAGGTGGATTCATGGCCTTATCCACAATAGAATTTCATTGGACAATAAGAATACCGGATGTTGTTTTCTTATCTGTTTATCTTTGTTTGTCGGTGTTTCATGCCTTAAATCTGCTCTCCCCGATAATAACTCAGTGGATTCCTCTTTTTGGTATTCCGGCTATTTGGTTTAGCTATGACCGGCTGACGCGTGGAAAATTGATAAAGAACCGGATTCCGGGTGAACTGTGTAGCTACACATTCTTTGTCTACCTGATCCACGAGCCACTTCTCAATATATTCAAGAAGCTACCACTACTGATTTCCAAAAATGAATATTGGATGACAGCTTGCTATCTGCTGATCCCGATAATATTCGTTATTGTGGCCTGCATAATCGGGCATTATTTTAAGAAATATATTCCAAAATTCTATACTATTTATACAGGTGGAAGATGAATGAAATTGACTTATCCAAATATGTAAACCCATTCGGGACGAAGCATCAGGCTATACGTTTTATATGGTCAATTGTTTGGGCACTCTTTGCCAGTTGGCTACCACGTAGCCTTGGTAGCAAATGGAAGCGTTTTTTACTCCGGTTTTTTGGTGCGGAGATAGATGCAACCGCCGTGATTTATTCATCTGCAAGGATATACTATCCGGCAAATCTGATAATGGAACATTATTCTTGTCTGGCTTCGGAGGTAAATTGCTACAATGTCGCCCTTGTTAAAATCGGAGCAAATTCAACAGTATCGCAAGGAGCTTATCTCTGTACAGCAAGCCATGATATAACTAATCGACTGCACCCATTGATTACAGCTCCTATCGTCATAGAAGATCAGGCATGGGTCGCTACGGGTGCTTTTGTGGGCATGGGAGTTACTATTAGGCAGGGGGCAGTTGTGGGTGCCTGTGCCGCCGTATTCAGGGATGTGGAACCATGGACAGTAGTCGGTGGTAATCCAGCTAAATTCATAAAAAGAAGAGTTATACAAGATGCTTGACCTTACGGTTATTATTCTTACCAAAGACGAACAATTGCACATCAAACGGTGCTTGGAGTGTGTAAATCAATTAGCCCGGAAAATATATGTAGTGGACTGTTTTTCTACAGACAGAACGCAAGAAATAGCCCGTTCGCTTGGAGCTGAAGTAGTGGAAAAGCAATGGCCGGGTAATCAGGCGGCACAATTTAATTGGGCTTTGAAACATCTTTCCATTGACACAGAGTGGGTTCTACGGTTAGATGCCGATGAATATCTTTTACCTGAACTAATTGAAGAACTGCAAAATAAAATCCCCCTTGTAACACAGGATGTTACCGGTATTGTGTTCAATCGCCGGCATATTTTCATGGGGCGATGGATGAAGCGAGGCATTTATCCGGTAAAAATGCTCAGAATGTTTCGCAAAGGAAAGGCGGTATGTGAGCAGCGACTGATGGATGAACACCTCAGGATTTCAGAAGGACGAACGCAGGAATACGAGAATGATTTCTGCGATCATAACCTCAATGATATATCATGGTTTTGCCACAAGCATGTAAATTATGCAATACGTGAGGCTGCCGAAATGCTTGATCTGGAATATAATCTGTCTGGTTTTACCAGTGAAGGTACAACCAATGGACTTAGTGAGCAAACGTTGGAAAAACGGCAAAAAAAACTCAAATATGCTTGTCAACCACTGTTCTGGCGATCCTTCACTTACTTCATGTATCGCTATATTATCAGGGGTGCATGGCGAGAGGGTAAGGAGGGCTTTATCTTCACCTTTATTCAGGGGTGGTGGTATCGGACATTAGTTGATGCCAATATATATGAAATAAAGAAGAAATGTGGAATGGACAAAGAGAAAATTTGCAATTTATTAGCGGACAAATATCATATTTCCATAAGAAAGCGCTGAATATTATAGAACTCGATATAGTAAAGGTCCCGCTATATCTTATATTTACTGTTGAAGTTATAAGCTTAATATGTTAATATCAATTATAACAGTCACTTACAATAGTGAAACAACAATAAGGGATACTATTGAAAGTGTCTTGTCTCAGACTTACCGGAATATTCAATACATTATTGTTGACGGGGCATCAAAGGACAACACAATGGGTATCGTCAAAGAATATGAGCCCCGATTTGCTGGCAGAATGCAGTGGATTAGTGAATCCGATAATGGCATATATGATGCGATGAACAAAGGCATAGCAATGGCTACGGGCGATGTGGTAGGCATCCTTAATAGTGATGATTTCTATACATCTGACAGGATTCTCGACATTCTTATCAGAGAACTCAGGTTATCAAATGTGGATGCAGTGTATGGAGATATTCATTATGTGAAGCATAATCGTCTGGATAAATGCGTACGCTACTATTCATCTGCAGGTTTCCGGAGATGGAAGATGCGGATGGGATGGATGCCAGCTCACCCTTCATTCTATTGTAGAAAATCGGTGTATGACAGACATGGTACTTTTGATTGTACCTTTAAAATCGGTGCAGATTTTGAAAATCTCCTTCGGTTGATCTTTGTGAATAGGATTCAGATAAAATATGTGCCGCTAGATTGTGTGACAATGCGTACCGGAGGGGCTTCCACATTAGGTGTATCAAGCCATATGCAGATATTGAGGGATCATATGCTGGCATACAAAAAGAATGGAATTTATTCAAATCATATATTGGAAAGCTCCCGTTACATAGAGAAAGTTTTACAAATATCATTTAATAAACTGAAAAGAGATTTTTAAATACTTCTATATTATTAAAGACTACCAGACAGTACGTTTTTGACATAAATTATCCAGGCTGCCTTCTACTACTTTGTACCTTTATACATTCCCTCCCTAACAATTTTCCCTCAATTCACATCTATTACAAAACAGTATTTTACTTCTCCTTTTTTGAAGCGTCCGCTTCATTAATATTAAATCTTGAATTTGCAGATAACTCAATATACTTATTATCAGTCATATGCGTTTTTGTCTTTCAACTTACTCAATAGTTAATTAACCGCAATGTCACATCGTATTAATTAGTGCGAAATATTGACACTCTACATTTGTGCAATAAATTTAAAATAGCATAAAATGTATGAAAACAATTAATCGGTTATCTCTATTTATCATAATGCTCGGAATAATACTTAATATTTCGGCTCAGAACTATTATGCAAGTAATCATCGTGGCAGTGAAAGTGAAAATAAAGCGGATATAATTACTGCAAAAACAGTAAAAGATGATGATGCGAGAAATAAGACATATGTGTGGGAGTTCGATTCCTCGGTACCATCTACATTTGATAACAATACTATCCAGAAAGCAGAAGAGCATGAATTCGGTTCTAAAGTCGCATGTCTCAAAGTCCTGATGGAAGAATATTATGTGACTCAGGAAGAGGTTGTACCCGGAGATCCGATGAGACGGACAATAATTAAGAAGCCCAACATTTATAATACAACCCGCAAAATAGAAAAGCATTTGAAAAAAGAAGTGAAGAAAGGAAATATTGCTTTGGAGAAAGCTACTAACGACTTCACTCACATTTTAGAAGTCAGCCTAACGATTGTAAACGAAGCTGACTCCGAGGCTTTTGAGGATGCTCTGGACCAAAATAAGAAAAACATAGAAGACCAAATCAGTATATTCAATCAGGTGAAAATAAACAACATCTACTAAGTATCAAATAATTTGACTTAAAAACCAATAAATGAAAACATTACTTGCGCTATTTGGGGTAGTATTCTTACTACTCCCGGGGATGGTACATGCCCAAACTGTTAAAGGATCTGTAAAAGATAAGAAAGGAGAAACACTCATTGGAGTAAATATTAGTATTAAAAATACTACAAGGGGTGTCATTACCGATTTTGACGGTAACTATGAAATAAAAGCTACCGGCGACGAAACCCTGGTTTTCTCTTACATGGGGTTTGTTTCTCAGGAAGTGAAAGTTGACAACAGGACTATCATAGACGTTGTAATGTCTGAAGAATCGCAAAATCTTGATGAAGTTGTTGTAACAGCTATCGGGATTAAACAACAGAAGAAAAAACTCGGATACACGACTCAACAGATAAATAATGAGGCACTCAGCGAGTCTCAGACTATGAATGTGGGTAGCGCCTTGTCGGGACAAATTGCCGGACTAACTGTAACTAATCCGACCGGACTGTTTCAAGCTCCATCATTCTCTCTCAGAGGAAAAAATCCCTTAATCGTATTGGATGGTATTCCTGTTGAAACAGATTTTTATGATCTTGGAAGCGAGAATATAGAAAGCGTAAACGTACTGAAAGGCCCGACGGCTTCCGCTTTGTACGGTTCCCGTGGTAAAAACGGAGCTATACTTATCACGAGTAAATCTGCAAAAAAGGACGGACTGGAAATTACCGTCAGCACAAGTAATATGATTACTGCCGGTTTTACAGTATATCCCGAATCTCAGAAAACGTATGGTAGCGGTTCTAATGGTAAATACGAATTTTGGGACGGAGCCGATGGCGGTATTTCG
Protein-coding sequences here:
- a CDS encoding alpha-1,2-fucosyltransferase, giving the protein MKTLKNINLYDYPRLSDKDFGWIRLSGPGLANCMFVAARAYINSQIYGTTFIAPTWCKISIGPWLRDEKDKRIYNRLFESIGISGTKKLVLIIKSRLFKTSNIRIVSGLADYFVDLNRHYPLVKDYFDKIVREETISNVSEAQLSNTIAVHVRLGDYSPEYRIDIDWYKGIIENILIENKKQRFLVFSDGTDNELAPLLKISNVKRVFFGNAFADIYAISKCKFTIASDSTFSAWGAFLGQKPIIFSRRHFPPVYRGDIPESVLGQSTEIPNKFKNLLNYET
- a CDS encoding glycosyltransferase, whose product is MKRKYDFVYLTNTPSFYKLNLCNEIAGSHTLLLVLYGYDTEAVNAKLNDKKDWKFDFEFIYNGNARRHNMVLSFFRLLKLMKSIDTKKILFAGWLAPEYNLYSFISPRRKNVMVCESSVFDVSFAGLAGWAKRRIINRMNATLPSGQPHAELFKSVGFNGTQHITGSVGIFHKPGKKPKVCHNPLRYIYVGRLIDAKNIDLLIDVFNRNGKFLTIVGQGILESGLKAKAKGNITFTGFVDNHKLGGVYQAHDVFILPSKYEPWGLVVEEAIYWGLPVIVSDKVGSSVDLVKNLGTGCIFQSGNSDGLIDAIADMEINYQKYKHSTDRVCFAERDRLQILTYLKLLEE
- a CDS encoding acyltransferase family protein produces the protein MNKISPYLSQKLRILSFVAILMVIYAHMYYTEGVAYDILRFFETFIGDGLCLVAVPLFYAISGYLFFGKVPDGIRSIFPKMRKRIHTLLIPYFLANTLTFLFYITLNFIALNIPAIDSVLNFRVLNTINKGLIETLALTYISPPIAFQLWFVRNLMVIILFSPFIYLWLHYTVKAKTKYGLTSYIIIWFLLFLFGAGNGYTVALIWFSLGGFMALSTIEFHWTIRIPDVVFLSVYLCLSVFHALNLLSPIITQWIPLFGIPAIWFSYDRLTRGKLIKNRIPGELCSYTFFVYLIHEPLLNIFKKLPLLISKNEYWMTACYLLIPIIFVIVACIIGHYFKKYIPKFYTIYTGGR
- a CDS encoding glycosyltransferase family 2 protein, producing the protein MLDLTVIILTKDEQLHIKRCLECVNQLARKIYVVDCFSTDRTQEIARSLGAEVVEKQWPGNQAAQFNWALKHLSIDTEWVLRLDADEYLLPELIEELQNKIPLVTQDVTGIVFNRRHIFMGRWMKRGIYPVKMLRMFRKGKAVCEQRLMDEHLRISEGRTQEYENDFCDHNLNDISWFCHKHVNYAIREAAEMLDLEYNLSGFTSEGTTNGLSEQTLEKRQKKLKYACQPLFWRSFTYFMYRYIIRGAWREGKEGFIFTFIQGWWYRTLVDANIYEIKKKCGMDKEKICNLLADKYHISIRKR
- a CDS encoding glycosyltransferase family 2 protein; its protein translation is MLISIITVTYNSETTIRDTIESVLSQTYRNIQYIIVDGASKDNTMGIVKEYEPRFAGRMQWISESDNGIYDAMNKGIAMATGDVVGILNSDDFYTSDRILDILIRELRLSNVDAVYGDIHYVKHNRLDKCVRYYSSAGFRRWKMRMGWMPAHPSFYCRKSVYDRHGTFDCTFKIGADFENLLRLIFVNRIQIKYVPLDCVTMRTGGASTLGVSSHMQILRDHMLAYKKNGIYSNHILESSRYIEKVLQISFNKLKRDF
- a CDS encoding glycosyltransferase produces the protein MKVLQTIAGLSAKSGGVSTCVYDLISAIRNQAGDVDLLTPQVTLLMGNEPWIKALPYDYISPYGFSRNLTRFLEQNKYDIYHTNGLWMHINHTTCSIARKKGKPYIITPHGMLYPQALARSAWKKRLLLNLGFRKDIAEAAVIQATCMDEFLYYRDLGFTNPVAIIPNPVPHPTCLSKIETVRDKRRIGYLGRLHPRKRVKELIEAWILLGCNVNDAELIIMGVGEQSYERELHNLVRKKGLKNVIFTGFIQGKEKFEKLASLTALCVPSDFENFGMIIPEALSAGTPVITSRGTPWQILNERKCGWWIDNDVATLSSAIQLAFSKTDIEIAEMGQYGRILVEENFSDERVAKKMLRLYDYISDGGEKPEFIYE
- a CDS encoding putative colanic acid biosynthesis acetyltransferase; its protein translation is MNEIDLSKYVNPFGTKHQAIRFIWSIVWALFASWLPRSLGSKWKRFLLRFFGAEIDATAVIYSSARIYYPANLIMEHYSCLASEVNCYNVALVKIGANSTVSQGAYLCTASHDITNRLHPLITAPIVIEDQAWVATGAFVGMGVTIRQGAVVGACAAVFRDVEPWTVVGGNPAKFIKRRVIQDA
- a CDS encoding O-antigen ligase family protein: MSAIGKYALLLLLIGNLASQYVPFNPIAGIIFYGTLVLGAMYCIYNCKGLFIKDNIKAVSFIFVFVTIYLLYQFTFGLFYIEKISLMYLAAKITVLLIIFWGITLHYEFYYRKIIPYLSITIAILIVYGLFFHNYIVHGRFTLGFGNPNSTSAIAAIGFAAFLLIKMPSKYISIAGVIICLFGVLAGGSRASIMVCMIALFFKYRFSVKTVVLIIGCLLIALYIIPMTGYKVIGLDRIMDVFANGNFVGSRQDVRRATMMMINEHPVIGWGLRTGIQGEAAKLTTMGAHNGYLDTIKAIGYPYAAILFGACIYIFYRMRLLFKEKSPYVKFHLFVIISVLLAAMYESYIIGVNQIITNLLFVSVAVLEYRCYYNIQDEDTEEH